In the genome of Paramisgurnus dabryanus chromosome 18, PD_genome_1.1, whole genome shotgun sequence, one region contains:
- the slc29a2 gene encoding equilibrative nucleoside transporter 2, whose product MRPCKGMSGNSGLAAAIIFLLGMGTLLPWNFFITAMNYFTDRLNNTKGTNGTEQEDKDPYMFGNLSVLLAQLPLLLFTLLNSFLYQHIAERVRIAGSMIMILLLFILTTIIVKIEMTPDHFFSVTMATIWFINMFGAVLQGSLFGLVGKQSPKLNSLFMSGQAVAGIFSGLAMLLSNILNSDPRTSALGYFITPCVATLLTLCCYFILPYVIPDPENGSTDKSETKNEPLTDIRESVTLVKVKFNDDSGLDTNGKAVFNKSDSEACEKLDDFKQESTEEKSTVPQVFKQIRVMAFCVTCVFAVTLSVFPAITVRTKPTGFFKGKEHIFVPLYSFIVFNVMDWIGRYITSRIQWPSKKSYLFPLLVVLRVIFIPALMLCNIESSHLPVVFNHEAAYVVIMSLFAMSSGYFACLCMSYATQLVKPKDAETAGALMTFFLALGLSMGAGLSFGLKMII is encoded by the exons atgagACCTTGTAAGGGAATGTCTGGTAACAG TGGCCTTGCAGCTGCTATTATTTTCTTGCTGGGCATGGGAACTCTACTTCCCTGGAACTTCTTCATAACTGCCATGAAT TATTTCACTGACCGTTTGAATAACACGAAAGGCACAAATGGCACTGAGCAGGAAGATAAAGACCCTTACATGTTTGGCAACCTGAGTGTGTTGTTGGCCCAACTTCCCCTGTTGTTGTTCACACTTCTCAACTCCTTCCTTTACCAGCA CATTGCAGAGAGAGTGAGGATTGCTGGCAGCATGATCATGATATTACTCCTCTTCATTCTTACCACCATAATAGTGAAGATTGAAATGACCCCGGACCACTTCTTCTCCGTTACCATGGCAACAATCTGGTTTATTAACA TGTTTGGAGCAGTGTTGCAAGGGAGTCTGTTCGGTCTGGTTGGTAAACAATCTCCAAAACTTAACTCGCTGTTTATGAGCGGACAGGCAGTGGCAGGCATTTTCTCGGGTCTTGCCATGCTGTTATCGAATATCT TGAATTCTGACCCACGCACCTCAGCCCTGGGATATTTCATAACCCCCTGTGTTGCCACTCTTCTTACATTGTGCTGTTACTTCATATTGCCATATGTG ATTCCTGATCCAGAAAATGGTTCCACTGATAAATCAGAGACGAAGAATGAGCCATTGACAGATATACGTG AGAGCGTAACATTAGTTAAAGTGAAATTCAATGATGACAGTGGATTAGATACCAATGGCAAAGCTGTCTTTAATAAGTCTGATTCTGAAGCCTGTGAAAAGCTGGATGATTTTAAACAGGAATCCACTGAAGAGAAGTCAACTGTGCCACAAGTCTTCAAACAA ATTCGAGTGATGGCATTTTGCGTGACATGCGTGTTTGCTGTCACATTGTCAGTTTTCCCAGCAATTACAGTCAGGACAAAACCTACAGGCTTCTTTAAGGGGAAAG aacaCATCTTTGTACCCTTGTACTCATTCATTGTTTTTAATGTCATGGACTGGATTGGCAGATACATCACTTCCCGTATTCAGTGG CCTTCAAAGAAGAGTTATTTATTCCCTCTCTTGGTGGTACTACGAGTGATTTTCATTCCTGCCCTCATGCTGTGCAACATCGAGTCTAGCCACCTCCCGGTCGTATTCAATCACGAAGCAGCCTATGTAGTCATCATGTCATTGTTTGCCATGTCAAGTGGATATTTTGCCTGCCTCTGCATGAGCTATGCTACACA ACTGGTAAAGCCGAAAGACGCAGAGACAGCGGGGGCACTGATGACCTTCTTCCTGGCATTGGGACTCTCTATGGGTGCTGGACTCTCATTTGGTCTTAAAATGATTATTTAA
- the cfb gene encoding complement factor B has translation MACKLWLNWLMLALICPLIIGARSSTGLELCPTVNLSITGGSFVLSNEYFSGSTLKYRCPVGFYPSVKTRICQNTQWNPPATLKKPAECKKITCPNPRVLENGEIAPYKDRYYVNDTTTYTCHSDFTFRGSKKRTCLPNGKWSGDTPVCGRDSDHCPDPGVPPGTQRTGQMFNIEDIVTYRCDNKLTLIGSSVRMCQEGGQWTGTEPQCYADFTYDTPEEASQSFSSSLKTNLEINKQYEETDQAGKQIRLDQGGKLDIYIALDASDSIEKSDFDTAKIVIKTLIDKISYYQVSPNYEILMFASDVTPIITMRNYKSVSSERNLIEIFERLDNFTYESKGERSGSNIAKAFSTILDSMGVEKQNNMTQFLETQHIVIMFTDGHANMGGNPKPKVENIKHFVTQKDPSRDNKLEVYVFGVGSDINKEDINDWVTKRDNEKFFFNLPNLQEVQETFDQMIDDSTSVELCGIQHDYTKNRRHAFPWLAQIKILRSSGMTNCMGSLVTSSYILTAAHCFKFEDHPDSISIDLKKHLSVKVARYIVHPRYNITAKRDIGIKEYYEFDVALIQLTKAVELDRALRTICIPCTVETSAALKLTENEVTCKKHEEIIMGPDLVNANFTSDMKTEDNTPKAIRTITIKQRGMRDACVEDAMKADLIKDSTNPKLTAKDVVTDNFLCSGGMTTSSTDNVACKGDSGGATYLHKNDRVIQVGVVSWGSKEMCKDNKENQLSKPHTRDYHTNLFSPEVRSFLAKYLGPEEERKGTPLTFLPI, from the exons ATGGCGTGTAAGCTGTGGCTGAACTGGTTAATGCTTGCTTTGATTTGTCCTCTGATCATAG GTGCTCGATCTTCCACAGGACTCGAACTTTGTCCCACAGTGAATCTGTCTATTACTGGAGGGAGCTTTGTTCTTTCTAATGAATATTTTAGTGGAAGTACTCTAAAATACAGATGTCCAGTAGGCTTTTACCCAAGTGTTAAGACACGCATTTGTCAAAATACACAATGGAATCCACCAGCAACCTTAAAAAAACCGGCAGAGTGCAAAA AGATCACATGTCCCAATCCTCGTGTTTTGGAGAACGGAGAGATAGCTCCATATAAAGATAGGTACTACGTCAACGACACAACCACTTACACGTGCCATTCCGATTTTACATTTCGTGGCTCAAAAAAACGTACTTGCCTACCTAATGGGAAGTGGAGTGGAGACACACCTGTTTGTGGACGTGACT CCGATCACTGTCCTGATCCGGGCGTTCCTCCTGGTACCCAAAGAACAGGCCAAATGTTCAATATTGAGGACATTGTTACGTACCGCTGTGACAATAAACTGACTCTGATTGGTTCCAGTGTGCGAATGTGCCAGGAAGGTGGCCAATGGACAGGGACAGAACCGCAATGTTACG CTGATTTTACATATGACACCCCAGAGGAAGCATCACAATCGTTCAGCAGTTCTCTGAAGACAAATCTggaaattaataaacaatatgAAGAAACAG ATCAAGCGGGGAAGCAAATAAGATTGGATCAGGGTGGAAAACTTGACATCTATATTGCTCTTGATGCATCTGACAGCATAGAAAAATCTGATTTTGACACAGCAAAGATAGTCATCAAAACACTTATAGATAAG ATTAGTTATTACCAGGTTTCCCCAAACTATGAGATCCTGATGTTTGCCTCAGATGTTACACCCATAATCACTATGAGAAACTACAAGAGTGTTAGTTCTGAAAGAAACCTAATAGAGATTTTTGAAAGGCTGGACAATTTTACATATGAAA GTAAAGGCGAACGATCAGGGAGTAATATTGCCAAAGCCTTTTCCACCATTTTGGACAGTATGGGAGTTGAGAAGCAGAACAATATGACACAATTCCTTGAGACTCAACATATTGTCATCATGTTCACTGATG GTCATGCAAACATGGGGGGTAATCCCAAACCTAAAGTGGAAAATATCAAACATTTTGTCACCCAAAAGGATCCGTCAAGAGATAATAAACTGG AGGTTTATGTGTTTGGAGTTGGAAGTGATATAAATAAAGAGGACATAAATGACTGGGTGACAAAAAGGGATAATGAAAAGTTTTTCTTCAATCTTCCAAACTTGCAAGAAGTTCAAGAGACATTTGACCAGATGATAG ATGATAGCACTAGTGTCGAACTGTGTGGGATTCAACATGATTACACCAAAAACAGACGCCATGCATTTCCCTGGTTGGCCCAGATTAAAATTTTA CGTTCTTCAGGGATGACAAATTGCATGGGGTCATTAGTCACATCGAGTTACATCTTAACAGCAGCTCACTGCTTCAAATTTGAAGACCACCCAGATTCCATCAGCATTGATCTAAAAAAGCACCTGT CTGTAAAGGTGGCGCGATACATTGTTCATCCTCGATATAACATTACAGCAAAACGAGACATTGGAATTAAGGAATATTATGAATTTGATGTAGCTCTCATACAGCTGACAAAAGCTGTTGAACTGGATCGAGCTCTTCG GACAATCTGTATCCCCTGCACCGTTGAAACCAGTGCAGCTTTAAAACTTACAGAAAATGAAGTAACATGCAAAAAACATG AGGAAATTATAATGGGTCCTGATCTTGTGAACGCTAATTTCACATCAGACATGAAGACAGAGGATAATACTCCAAAAGCCATAAGAACCATCACGATCAAGCAAAGAGGAATG CGGGATGCATGTGTTGAAGATGCAATGAAAGCAGATCTCATCAAGGATTCAACGAACCCAAAACTAACCGCAAAAGACGTAGTTACAGACAATTTCTTGTGCAGTGGTGGTATGACTACATCAAGCACCGATAACGTTGCTTGCAAAG GTGACTCCGGTGGGGCCACTTACCTGCATAAGAATGATCGAGTAATTCAG